DNA from Candidatus Omnitrophota bacterium:
AGGGCGACGTCAACCTCAAAGATTACAAATACGTGGATTTGCGTTTTCAACAGCCGGTGTTGGGAAAAAACTGATATCAAAGGAAAGGGCCGCTATGCTGCGCAATCTGATCAGTGAAAAATATTTTGCCGGGTTGGACCTGGGGTCCCAGACCATCAAGACCAGCATCCTGAGGACCAATGAATCCCACCAGCCGGAGGTGGTCGGCGTCTTTGAATCAAAAACCAGCGGGTTCGGCAAGGCCTCCATCATCGATCTGGGGGAATTTTCCGAATCGATCAATGCCGCCGTGGCCGGCCTTTCCAAAAATACCGGGATCAAGCTGAAAGAGGTGACGGTGGGGGTTGGCGCCGAATTGATCACGGACCGGTTCAGCCAGGCGGTCATTCCGTTGTGCGACCGGGACACCAAGGTCGTGACCGACCAGGACATCCGTAAGGTCCAGACCCAGGCGCGGCTGCTGGGCGTGAACATGGAAGAAGTGATCGTGCACGATTTTCCCCAGCATTACCGTCTGGATGACGCCCATACGGCGGTCAATCCCGCCGGTCTTTACGGCAGAAAGCTGGAAGTCCAGTCCCTGCTGATTCTGGCCCACAACACCCTGATTAAAAATTTGACCAAGGCGGTCAACCAGGCCGGGCTGGAGGTGGGTTCAATCCTGTATTCCGGGACCGCGGCCTCTGATGTTTGCCTGACGCCGGAGCAGAAACGCCAGGGGTGCCTTTTTATTGATATCGGCTGCCGCCGGACGAGCGTCATGATTTTTAAAGACGGCCAGCTTCGCTGGATCGAGCACCTGCCGGCGGGGGGAGGGTTTGTCACCCGCAGCATTGCCGAGTCGCTGAATTTGACGTATGACTTGGCCGAAGATATCAAACAGTCGTACGCGGTGGCCACGCGCGCCGCCGCGCAGAATGAAGAGGAGATCCTTGTCAAGCGCGAGGACGGCTATATTCCGGTGAAGAAAGAATTGATTTCCGCTTCCATCGAGCCCGTGATCGCGGAGTTTCTGTCGTCTCTGGCCGGATCGGTCAAAAAATCCGCGCTCCATGACCAGTTGAATGCCGGCGTGATCCTGGCCGGCGGCGGGGCCCTGCTCCCGGGTTTGATCGAAAGGGTCGGAGAGACCACGAATCTTCCTGTCAAAATGGCCAAGGTAGGCCTCCTTCAGGACAAAGTGCACCATGCCGCTAAGTTCGCGGCCACGATCGGCCTTTCCCTGGCCGGTTTCCAGAAAGCCCACGCCGCTGTCGCAAGCCGGGAAAAGAACGGCCTGTGGACAGCCCAATTCGCCCACCGCGTCAAACAACTTTATCAGGAATATTTCTAATGAGCACACGATTTACGGAGCCGTAGGCGAACGTAAATCGTGTGTGCGAATTAGCCCCGCAGGTTCCCGCCGAAGGCGGGATGCGGGGGTAATGAGTTTACGGAGTCCTGCTGCCCCTTGCGTCATGGCGGGGCAAGAAGCAGGGCGACGTAAATTTGAGGAGCGAACTAACCCCGCTGATTCCCAAGCGGGGCTAATGAGTTTGCGGAACGCATTCCTGCGGTTCGCTTTGCAAAGCAAAGCGGCAGGGGCAATGAGCTTTACGGAGTCCTGCAGGGCGGCGTAAATGATAAGCGCGAACCCATTCGGCCTGGCTCAGGGTGATTTGGCCCAGCGATTTGCTTCGCCGAAATCGTGAAACGATTTTCGGCGGTTGCAGCAGCTGGGGTTTTTATGTTTTTGGGGGTTTTGGTGCAGTTACAGGACAGGCCTTACTTCCGGCGGGTCAGATAGAAGCTGATTTCCTTGAGGATCGCCCTCACCCGGTTGATATGGTTGAAGATGTAAAGCATCCAGAAGGAATTGAGCAGGATCAGAAGGACGATGATCAGGGTGCTGGTGGTTTGCGTGAGCATCAGCTGTTCAATCACATTGTCCCTGGACACGGTCGAGGCGATGTCGATTGCCCGGAACGTGGTAAAAATGAACCAGAAAAAGATCACGACCAGGACAAACTCAAAAAACAGCATGTAAAAATGTCGCATCATCCACCGGGCGAAGAGGTTGTCCCAGTAGCGGATTTTTGCCATGAAATCTTCAAAAGACATGCTGCCATTTCCTTTTTTATCTTTTTCCAGCTTTGTTTATTCTCATCATAGTCAATTTTATTTTCTTCCGCAACCCTTTTTTCCTGTCTTTTCTGTCCGCAGCGGGAAGCCCCGGAGAATCGGGCTGCTTCGCGCGGTCCACCGGGGAGACCCATAGAAACGTTTTTTTACTTGAGAGAGGCGAAATTTGGCTATACAATAAAAATTCGTGATGCGTATAGTGTCCGGCAGCAGTGTCGCTATGAAGAAAAAACAAAAAACCGCCCTTCCTATTGTTTTCGTCTTCGCCCTTTTGGCCGTGGGTGCGGCCGTTTTCTTTGCTCTCCGAGCGCAACCCCCCAGAGACGGCATCCGGCAGACCTTTTACGAAAGCGGCAAGATCAAGAGCGAATACACCTACCAGAACGGCGTCAAAGAGGGGAAATTCCGCGAATATGATGAAAACGACAACCTCCTGGTGGAGGGCGTGATCCAGGGGGGGCGGGTCGCCGAGACGCGGTACGATTATTACGTCGGGGGCAGGAACAAGTCCGTGGTCAACTTTGTGGACGGCAAGCGCAACGGAATTGCCAAGGAATTCTATTCCTCCGGCACCCTGCACATGGAGCGTTATTTTCAGGATGATCAGTTGGACGGACCTCTCAAGGAGTATTCACCCACGGGTGTCATCGAGGCGGAGAGGACATACCGGGGCGATCAACTCAACGGCCTGGTTCGCGAATACCTCAACGGCCAGTTGACCGCCGAGAAGACGTTTGTTAATAACAAGATGAACGGCATCACCAAGGAATTTGTGGCCAACGGTCAGTTGAAGTTTGAAAAGAATTACAAGGACGACGTCTTGGACGGGATCACCACGGAGTTCGATTCCGGAGGGACCGTTCTATATGTG
Protein-coding regions in this window:
- the ftsA gene encoding cell division protein FtsA; protein product: MLRNLISEKYFAGLDLGSQTIKTSILRTNESHQPEVVGVFESKTSGFGKASIIDLGEFSESINAAVAGLSKNTGIKLKEVTVGVGAELITDRFSQAVIPLCDRDTKVVTDQDIRKVQTQARLLGVNMEEVIVHDFPQHYRLDDAHTAVNPAGLYGRKLEVQSLLILAHNTLIKNLTKAVNQAGLEVGSILYSGTAASDVCLTPEQKRQGCLFIDIGCRRTSVMIFKDGQLRWIEHLPAGGGFVTRSIAESLNLTYDLAEDIKQSYAVATRAAAQNEEEILVKREDGYIPVKKELISASIEPVIAEFLSSLAGSVKKSALHDQLNAGVILAGGGALLPGLIERVGETTNLPVKMAKVGLLQDKVHHAAKFAATIGLSLAGFQKAHAAVASREKNGLWTAQFAHRVKQLYQEYF